The DNA window CCGCGGACGAGGGCAGTGGATTGACAGGGTGCACGTCTCCGATCCTGGCACGAATCGGACTCCTCGTGCATCAGGGTCTCCCCTGATCTTCTCGGCTCGGACCTGCACACAGAAAATCGTCCCGACTCAGGAACAAGATCAGGGCGATCCCTGATGTTTTCGCGAGCGCCGAGCGCCACGATGGTATCCATGAGCAACGCAACCGTCTCCGAACAACTACAGCAGATGTGGCGCACTCGCCCGTATCGGTTGCCTCAGCGAGGCCACGTCGCGGGAGTCGCAGCCGGTATCGGATACCGCTACGGTGTCGATCCGGTCCTTATCCGGGTCGCCCTTGTCGTCGGAACCATCTTCGGTGGCGCCGGGATAGTCCTCTACCTTGCGGCGTGGCTGTTGTTCAGCAAGGCCGGCGACTCGGCATCGCCTGCGGAGTCCCTGATGGGAAGGGGCCACAGCTCCGAGTCCAACACCAAAGTGGTCGTTCTGGTGGTGGCGCTGATCATCGCCGTGTCGACGATCGGCCCAGTCGGGGTCGGCCTCGGCGGATCGGGTGTGATCAGCATGTTGGCCTTACTGGCCGGTCTGTGGCTGCTGCATCAGCGACAACCCGAACCTCCCGAGTTCCTCCCAGGTGGTGCTCAGGTGTACGCCCAGCAGGGATTCCCCATCTCGTTCAACACCCCGTACACCCCGAATCCGTGGGCCGGAGCGAACTATCGACCGCCGAACTACCAGCAACAGAACTACCAGGCAGGGAGTTCGAACTACAGCCCGCCCATGTACACCCCATACACGACGCTGCCCAAGAGCTACGTCCCGACGGTGCCCGACTCGCAGGCCGAGCCGACCAAAGTGGATCTGAGCAAGTCGAACACGGAATCGGCACCTGCCGCAGAACCGACACCACCGTCGTGGGACCCACTCGGCGTCGCGCCCTTTGCCTGGGACCTCCCCGAGCCGACCGCGGTACACGTACCCGACGTGGCAGAGAAGAAGAAGCGATCTCGGTGGACGTCGAGCTTCATCGGACTCGCCATCCTCGCTACCGCCATCACCGGCGGCGTCGCTGCCGCGACGGGCTCGGAATGGTTGACGCCGGCACGCATCGCCGCGGTGGGACTCACCGTCGTCGCCATCGGACTACTGCTCGGTGCGTTCCTGCGCAAGGGATACGGCTTGCTGGTCGTGACCGGACCGCTGCTGGGCTTCGTCGTCCTCGCATCCATCGTCGGCCCGATCTCGTTCAACGGTCAATACGCGGGCCAGAAGGTCCATGCGCCGACCACCGTCGCCGAACTGCAATCGAGCTACACCGTGCAGTGGGGAGACCTACAGCTCGACCTTCGAGGACTGGAGCTGACCGAAGCCAAGACGATCGCCGTATCTGTCGCCGCAGGCAACGCCACCATCCGGGTACCCGAATCGATGAACATCATCACCGAGTGCGAGGCCGTCGCCGCCGAAGCGTCGTGCGGACCCAGCGGTATTGTCCAACAAGGAAATTCGTCCGAAGATTCACCGATCCTGACGATCGATGGATCTGCCCGGGCCGGAAACCTGGAGGTTGTTCGTGGCTGAAACATGGCAGTACGGAGACAGTGACGAGGACACGGCCGAGCAGAACAGCGCGCGGACCCGCCCATCGGCGCTGTTGTTCCTGGTCGGGTTGGCAGCACTGATCGTCAGCGTCAGCGCCCTGATAGGGCCGACCGCGCTCGAGGCTCTCAGCGACGTCCAGTTCCGCTGGGTGTTCGTCGTCGCGGCAATCGTCGTCGGACTGGCACTACTGATTGCCCCTAACCGCAAGGGCAAGTAGAGCTCTCGCTCACTCCCACTCGATGGTGCCCGGCGGCTTGCTCGTCACGTCGAGAACGACTCGGTTGACCTCCGACACCTCGTTGGTCACCCGAGTCGAAATGGTTTCCAGGACGTCGTAGGGCAATCGCGTCCAGTCCGCGGTCATCGCGTCCTCGCTCGATACCGGCCGGAGGACGATGGGATGGCCGTACGTACGACCGTCGCCCTGCACACCGACGCTGCGGACGTCGGCAAGCAGGACCACCGGACACTGCCAGATCTGCTGGTCCAGTCCGGCTGCGGTGAGCTCCTCACGCACGATCGAATCAGCCTGCCGCAGCGTCGCGAGACGGTCGCGGGTGATCTCGCCGACGATGCGAATCGCCAGACCGGGACCGGGGAACGGTTGCCGGCCGACGATGTCCTCGGGCAGACCGAGTTCACGTCCGACCGCGCGAACCTCGTCCTTGAACAGAGTCCGCAGCGGTTCGACGAGCTTGAACTGCAGGTCGTCGGGCAACCCGCCGACGTTGTGGTGGCTCTTGATGTTTGCGGTGCCGGAGCCGCCGCCGGATTCGACCACATCCGGGTAGAGCGTTCCCTGTACGAGGAATTCGACGTCGGCGCCGTGGGTAGCGTTCTCCCCCAACACTTCTGCGACAGCACCTTCGAAGCTTCGAATGAACTCGCGGCCGATGATCTTGCGCTTCTCCTCGGGATCCGACACTCCGTCGAGAGCACCGAGAAACGTATCGACGGCGTCGACGGTGACCAGCTTGGCTCCCGTCGCAGCGACGAAATCCTGCTGGACCTGCTCGCGTTCACCTTCACGGAGGAGTCCGTGATCGACGAACACACATGTCAGGCGATCACCGATTGCACGCTGCACGAGTGCTGCCGCGACCGCGGAATCCACCCCACCCGACAGCCCACAGATCGCCTGTCCGGTCGGACCGACCTGTTCCTGGATCTTCTCGACCAGGGCATCCGCAATGTTCGCCGCGGTCCATTCCGCCTTGATGCCTGCAGTCTCGTGTAGGAACCGGCTCAGCACCTGCTGCCCATGCGGGGAGTGCATCACCTCGGGGTGATACTGCACGCCGGCGAGTCGACGCTCCGCGTTCTCGAACGCTGCGACCGGCGCACCCGCGCTCGTCGCAGTAACGGTGAATCCCTCCGGGGCATCGGTGACCGCGTCTCCGTGGCTCATCCAAACCGGCTGCGTCGCAGGCAGACCGTCGTGCAGAACGCCGCCGTCCACCGACAGCTGAGTGCGGCCGTACTCCCGCGTACCAGTGTGCGCGACCGTTCCGCCGAGCGCCTGCGCCATCGCTTGGAACCCGTAGCAGATGCCGAACACCGGGAGGTCGAGGTCGAACACTCTCGCGTCGAGCTCGGGAGCGCCCTCGGCGTACACGCTCGACGGCCCGCCGGAAAGCACCAGTGCGATCGGGTTCTTCGCAGCAATCTCCTCGACCGTCGCGGTATGCGAGATCACTTCGGAGTACACGTTGGCTTCACGCACACGACGTGCAATCAACTGTGCGTACTGAGCGCCGAAATCGACGACGAGAACTGGCCTGGGCAGGGTGGGGTCGGGCTGAAGCGATTCGGTCACCGGGTCAGTCTAGTGGGGCCGAATGCCTGCTGAAGACGCAGCACACATCGATCACGCAGCACCGGTGGTCGCGGGCTTGGGGCTGCGGATCTCGACGATCGGCAGTCGCAGCGCAGCAGGCGCAGAGACCGGCACGACGGGATTGTTCGGTGGGATCGGATCGATCCGCTCGTACGTCGAACCCTGCCTCGGACGCAGGTCCTGCTCACCCTTGTTCGGCCACAGTGCCGCCGAACGCTCCGCCTGCGCACTGATGGTCAGCGATGGATTGACACCGAGGTTGGCCGACACCGCGGAGCCGTCGACGACGAACATCGTCGGGTAGCCGTAGACGCGGTGATACGGATCGATGACGCCATGCTCGGCGTCGGACGCGATGGCACAACCTCCGAGGAAGTGCGCGGTCAGCGGAATGTTGAACAGCTCGCCCCACGTACCGCCCGCGACGCCGCCGATCTTCTTCGCGATGCGACGGGTGGCGTCGTTGCCCTCGGGAATCCACGTCGGGTTCGGTTCGCCGTGGCCCTGTTTGCTCGAGACCTTGCGACCGAACAACCCACGCTTGGTGAAGGTGGTGATCGAATTGTCGAGGTTCTGCATCACGAGAGCGATGATCGTGCGCTCGCTCCAGTTCTTCGTGTTGACCACCCGCACGAAATCGAGCGGGTGGGAGACGAGGGCGATGAGGAATTTGAGCCAGCGTGGAATCCGTCCGCCGCCGTCGGTCATGAGCGTCTGCAGCAGGCCCATCGCGTTGGAACCCTTGCCGTAGCGAACCGGTTCGATGTGAGTGGTGGGCGACGGGTGGAACGACGAGGTGATTGCAACACCGCGGGTCAGATCCATCGTTGGATCGACCTTCAGTTTCGCGGCACCGACGATCGACTCGGAGTTGGTGCGGGTGAGCTCGCCGAGCTTGTCGGACAACCGCGGCAACGCGCCCTCGTCCTTCATCTTGTGCAGCAGGTTCTGCGTGCCCCAGGTGCCTGCGGCGAGCACGACGTTGGCCGCCGAGTACGTCTTCGGATGCTTGCGAACCCATGTACCGGTCCGCTCCGTCGCGACGTCCCACGAACCGTCCGGCAATGCGCGGAGTCCACTCACGGTAGTCATCGGGATGATGTCCGCACCTGCTCGTTCGGCGAGCGCCAGATAGTTCTTGAGAAGCGTGTTCTTTGCGCCGTGACGGCAGCCGGTCATGCACTCGCCGCACTCGATGCAGCCGGTTCGCTCCGGTCCGGCACCGCCGAAGTACGGGTCGCTGACCTTCTTGCCCGGTTCGTCTCCGAAGAACACGCCGACGGGAGTCTGAATGAAGGTGTCACCGACGCCCATATCTTCGGCGACGGACTTCATGACGACATCGGAAGGCGTCATATGTGGGTTTCGTACAACACCGAGCATGCGGGTTGCCTGGTCGTAGAACGGCGTGAGCTCGCTGTTCCAGTCGGTGATGTGGGCCCACTGCTTGTCTTTGAAGAACGGCTCAGGCGGCTGGTAGAGGGTGTTCGCGTAATTCAGTGAACCACCACCGACGCCTGCACCAGCAAGAATGAGGCAGTCGTGCAGAAGATGAACGCGCTGAATACCGAAACAGCCGAGCTTGGGCGCCCAGAGGAATCGCTTCAGATCCCAGCTGGTCTTCGCAAAGTCCTTGTCCTCGTACCGCCGTCCGGCTTCGAGGATTCCAACCTTGTACCCCTTCTCGACGAGGCGCAGCGCCGTCACGCTTCCACCGAATCCAGATCCGACGATCAGGACGTCGTAGTCCGTTGTGCGAGTCTGTGAACTCCGGGTCTGTGAACTCATGGTGACCTCCGCCTCGTACGTACTGCAGCCGGCTTCGACAGCTCGGTACACACTCCCAATCCGATATGACTCGAACCACACCATAGATGACAGCAGACCGTTAACTGACTACAACCTTGTGACAGCTGACACAACGAGTGTAGCTGTAACCTGGAGTATCACCAACTGAGGCAAGGCTCAGTCCGTCCGTTCGAACCCCCACAGTGACCGAATGACCCATTCGGTCACTCCGCGAGCCGCACGCGCACCTTCCAGCCCACGCACACGTTGCAACCCGCGCCCTCGCTGCAACCTGCGCGGCCGGACGGCCGGTCACCCGGAAAGCACACGAAAAAGGCGCGTACCCCGACCGATCGGGGTACGCGCCTTCGACAACTCAGCAGAGATCAGGCCCTGACGTTCAAGCCCACCTTCTGGAATTCCTTGAGGTCCGAGTAGCCGGACTTTGCCATCGAGCGGCGCAGACCGCCCACGAAGTTGATCGAACCGTACGGCTCACTGGACGGTCCGTGCAACACCTGGTCCAGGCTCGGACGGTCTTCGGTTGCGACGGGAAGTAGCGCGCCTCGCGGCATGGACGGGTGCGCGGCTGCCGATGGCCAGTACCAACCGCGTCCGGGAGCCTCAGCGGCAGCAGCGAGCGGTGCGCCGAGTACCGCGGCATCGGCACCACAGGCGATGGCCTTCGCCAGGTCGCCGGAAGTGGTGATGTCACCGTCGGCGATGACGTGGACATAGCGTCCACCGGTCTCGTCCAGGTAGTCCCGACGCGCTGCGGCGGCATCGGCGATGGCGGTAGCCATCGGAACGCCGATGCCGAGGACCTCACCGGTCGTGGTGCTGCCCTCGACCGACCCGTACCCGACGATGACACCTGCGGCAC is part of the Rhodococcus sovatensis genome and encodes:
- a CDS encoding PspC domain-containing protein, encoding MSNATVSEQLQQMWRTRPYRLPQRGHVAGVAAGIGYRYGVDPVLIRVALVVGTIFGGAGIVLYLAAWLLFSKAGDSASPAESLMGRGHSSESNTKVVVLVVALIIAVSTIGPVGVGLGGSGVISMLALLAGLWLLHQRQPEPPEFLPGGAQVYAQQGFPISFNTPYTPNPWAGANYRPPNYQQQNYQAGSSNYSPPMYTPYTTLPKSYVPTVPDSQAEPTKVDLSKSNTESAPAAEPTPPSWDPLGVAPFAWDLPEPTAVHVPDVAEKKKRSRWTSSFIGLAILATAITGGVAAATGSEWLTPARIAAVGLTVVAIGLLLGAFLRKGYGLLVVTGPLLGFVVLASIVGPISFNGQYAGQKVHAPTTVAELQSSYTVQWGDLQLDLRGLELTEAKTIAVSVAAGNATIRVPESMNIITECEAVAAEASCGPSGIVQQGNSSEDSPILTIDGSARAGNLEVVRG
- the guaA gene encoding glutamine-hydrolyzing GMP synthase; translation: MTESLQPDPTLPRPVLVVDFGAQYAQLIARRVREANVYSEVISHTATVEEIAAKNPIALVLSGGPSSVYAEGAPELDARVFDLDLPVFGICYGFQAMAQALGGTVAHTGTREYGRTQLSVDGGVLHDGLPATQPVWMSHGDAVTDAPEGFTVTATSAGAPVAAFENAERRLAGVQYHPEVMHSPHGQQVLSRFLHETAGIKAEWTAANIADALVEKIQEQVGPTGQAICGLSGGVDSAVAAALVQRAIGDRLTCVFVDHGLLREGEREQVQQDFVAATGAKLVTVDAVDTFLGALDGVSDPEEKRKIIGREFIRSFEGAVAEVLGENATHGADVEFLVQGTLYPDVVESGGGSGTANIKSHHNVGGLPDDLQFKLVEPLRTLFKDEVRAVGRELGLPEDIVGRQPFPGPGLAIRIVGEITRDRLATLRQADSIVREELTAAGLDQQIWQCPVVLLADVRSVGVQGDGRTYGHPIVLRPVSSEDAMTADWTRLPYDVLETISTRVTNEVSEVNRVVLDVTSKPPGTIEWE
- a CDS encoding GMC family oxidoreductase, giving the protein MSSQTRSSQTRTTDYDVLIVGSGFGGSVTALRLVEKGYKVGILEAGRRYEDKDFAKTSWDLKRFLWAPKLGCFGIQRVHLLHDCLILAGAGVGGGSLNYANTLYQPPEPFFKDKQWAHITDWNSELTPFYDQATRMLGVVRNPHMTPSDVVMKSVAEDMGVGDTFIQTPVGVFFGDEPGKKVSDPYFGGAGPERTGCIECGECMTGCRHGAKNTLLKNYLALAERAGADIIPMTTVSGLRALPDGSWDVATERTGTWVRKHPKTYSAANVVLAAGTWGTQNLLHKMKDEGALPRLSDKLGELTRTNSESIVGAAKLKVDPTMDLTRGVAITSSFHPSPTTHIEPVRYGKGSNAMGLLQTLMTDGGGRIPRWLKFLIALVSHPLDFVRVVNTKNWSERTIIALVMQNLDNSITTFTKRGLFGRKVSSKQGHGEPNPTWIPEGNDATRRIAKKIGGVAGGTWGELFNIPLTAHFLGGCAIASDAEHGVIDPYHRVYGYPTMFVVDGSAVSANLGVNPSLTISAQAERSAALWPNKGEQDLRPRQGSTYERIDPIPPNNPVVPVSAPAALRLPIVEIRSPKPATTGAA